One part of the Cellvibrionales bacterium genome encodes these proteins:
- the ligA gene encoding NAD-dependent DNA ligase LigA, which translates to MSSAELRQQYRALKDQLHHHSHRYYVLDAPEIPDAEYDRLMQQLLHIEAENPAWITPDSPSQRVGAAPLSQFASVQHEVPMLSLDNAFSDDDVIAFDRRIHDRLKTTDVIEYCCEPKLDGLAVSLLYHNGVFVRGATRGDGSSGEDITANLRTIGAIPLRLQGENIPAVLEARGEVFMPLQGFEKMNAAAMAAGEKTFVNPRNAAAGSLRQLDSRITAQRPLNFYLYGVGKVEGGALPEKHADILLCLGAMGFPVNPELRVVTGVEGCVDYYQQLSQKRTALNYDIDGIVYKVNDLVLQKTLGFVARAPRWATARKFPAQEEMTRVLEVDFQVGRTGAITPVARLEPVFVGGVTVSNASLHNMDEVARLDLCVGDTVIVRRAGDVIPQIVQVLPQRRPEHAKPVYLPRVCPVCASPVEKSESEAVARCSGGLICAAQRKEAIKHFAQRRAMDIDGLGDKLVEQLVDGDIVYSPADIYALTAPVLANLERMGEKSAINLCEAIATSKTTTLPRFLYALGIREVGEATAQTLARHFGSLEALAAADAAALQQVPDVGPVVAHYLAEFFADARNTAVVNALRGAGVHWQDMAVAAETTSPLAGKTFVLTGTLSSLDRNTAKDRLQALGAKVAGSVSAKTDVVVAGAEAGSKLTKAEQLGVPVWDEAQLLALLAEHAAH; encoded by the coding sequence ATGTCATCCGCTGAGTTACGCCAACAATATCGCGCACTCAAAGACCAGCTCCACCATCACAGCCATCGCTACTATGTGTTGGATGCGCCGGAAATTCCCGACGCAGAATATGATCGTTTGATGCAGCAATTGCTGCATATCGAAGCTGAAAACCCCGCATGGATAACGCCGGACTCTCCCAGTCAGCGCGTGGGTGCTGCGCCGTTATCACAATTTGCCAGCGTGCAGCACGAAGTGCCGATGTTGTCTCTGGATAATGCATTTTCTGATGACGATGTGATTGCCTTTGATCGCCGCATTCACGACCGCTTGAAAACAACCGATGTGATTGAGTATTGCTGCGAGCCGAAGTTGGATGGCTTAGCGGTTTCGCTGTTGTATCACAATGGAGTGTTTGTGCGCGGTGCCACACGCGGTGATGGTAGCAGTGGTGAAGACATCACGGCCAATTTGCGCACTATCGGCGCTATTCCTTTGCGGTTACAGGGAGAAAACATTCCTGCTGTATTGGAGGCGCGCGGTGAAGTGTTTATGCCGTTGCAAGGTTTTGAAAAAATGAACGCGGCGGCAATGGCCGCTGGAGAAAAAACTTTTGTAAATCCACGCAATGCCGCTGCGGGTAGTTTGCGACAGTTGGATTCTCGTATCACGGCACAGCGCCCGTTGAATTTTTATCTCTATGGCGTTGGAAAAGTAGAAGGTGGTGCGTTGCCAGAGAAGCACGCTGATATTTTGTTGTGCTTAGGTGCAATGGGTTTTCCTGTTAATCCTGAATTGCGTGTGGTGACAGGTGTTGAAGGTTGTGTGGATTACTATCAACAGTTATCGCAGAAACGCACGGCATTAAATTACGATATTGACGGTATCGTTTATAAAGTTAATGATCTTGTTTTGCAGAAAACTTTAGGTTTTGTTGCGCGCGCACCGCGCTGGGCAACGGCGAGAAAATTTCCAGCGCAAGAAGAAATGACGCGCGTGTTGGAAGTGGATTTTCAAGTCGGTCGCACAGGCGCTATCACGCCAGTTGCGCGCTTAGAGCCAGTGTTTGTCGGTGGTGTGACGGTAAGTAATGCCTCGTTGCACAATATGGATGAAGTGGCGCGCTTGGATTTGTGCGTTGGCGATACAGTCATCGTGCGGCGAGCGGGTGATGTGATCCCGCAAATTGTGCAAGTGTTGCCTCAGCGGCGACCTGAGCATGCAAAGCCGGTTTATTTGCCCCGTGTGTGCCCTGTGTGTGCATCGCCCGTGGAAAAATCAGAGAGCGAAGCGGTAGCGCGCTGCAGTGGTGGTTTGATTTGTGCCGCACAGCGCAAAGAAGCGATTAAACATTTTGCACAGCGCAGGGCAATGGATATTGATGGCTTGGGCGATAAACTGGTGGAGCAACTGGTGGATGGCGATATCGTGTATTCACCCGCTGATATTTATGCATTGACCGCTCCTGTGCTTGCCAATTTAGAGCGCATGGGTGAAAAATCTGCCATCAATTTATGTGAAGCAATTGCGACTTCAAAAACCACAACGCTGCCACGATTTTTGTACGCCTTGGGGATACGCGAAGTGGGTGAGGCGACTGCGCAAACGCTGGCACGGCATTTCGGCTCATTAGAAGCCTTGGCGGCAGCGGATGCAGCAGCGCTGCAGCAAGTCCCGGATGTGGGGCCGGTAGTGGCGCACTATCTCGCCGAGTTCTTTGCAGATGCGCGCAATACAGCGGTGGTGAATGCGCTGCGCGGTGCGGGCGTGCATTGGCAGGATATGGCTGTAGCTGCTGAAACCACGAGCCCATTGGCCGGTAAAACTTTTGTGTTGACAGGTACTTTATCCAGTTTGGATCGCAACACCGCAAAAGATCGATTGCAGGCTTTGGGTGCAAAAGTGGCGGGTTCGGTATCCGCTAAAACGGATGTGGTGGTTGCTGGTGCAGAGGCGGGCTCTAAACTGACCAAGGCAGAGCAGTTGGGCGTTCCGGTATGGGACGAGGCGCAGTTGTTAGCTCTGCTAGCAGAACACGCTGCGCACTAG
- the zipA gene encoding cell division protein ZipA, producing MPESLIALGILVVAAILLDGVRRARNARRDSLHMMDKMHQGMDRNLDDFGNDFPNGAARVVAPRDEEVDETSPVTTKHSKADLAQVAPILLDVKDERPVRIEPELGLDDFEENFDGGCDIDDGEDALTAETPTADEEKSLEETTVPPARGVRNASPVFDTATQPLGLGESEVVSEPRIYERPADKPAPRREPTVQKPSKSVLEAREERSRAEKAAAEPKNQQLPLDDLIIVGVMARDRNGFSGTALLDLFLERGLRFGHHGLFHYYTGEQTEKESLFSVANIFNPGSFDYNQMDNFQTPGITMFLSMTSLHGNAMEVFDLMLDTARAIATRLNGELRDDQRSVLTNQTIEHNRQRIRQFEMQSRMRAR from the coding sequence ATGCCTGAATCGCTGATTGCTTTAGGAATTCTTGTCGTTGCGGCAATTTTGCTGGATGGCGTGCGCCGTGCACGCAATGCGCGTCGTGATTCGCTGCACATGATGGACAAAATGCATCAAGGCATGGATCGCAACTTGGATGATTTTGGCAATGATTTCCCCAACGGTGCTGCGCGTGTTGTTGCACCGCGCGATGAGGAAGTAGATGAAACTTCCCCAGTAACGACTAAACACAGCAAAGCCGATTTGGCGCAAGTTGCTCCCATTTTGTTGGATGTAAAAGATGAGCGTCCGGTGCGTATTGAGCCCGAATTAGGGTTAGACGATTTTGAAGAAAACTTCGATGGTGGGTGTGATATTGATGACGGAGAAGATGCACTTACTGCAGAAACACCGACAGCAGATGAAGAGAAGTCGTTAGAGGAAACGACAGTTCCTCCCGCGCGTGGTGTGCGCAATGCTTCTCCTGTTTTTGATACCGCTACCCAGCCTTTAGGTTTGGGTGAATCAGAAGTGGTGAGTGAACCGCGCATTTACGAAAGACCGGCAGATAAACCTGCGCCGCGCCGAGAGCCGACCGTGCAAAAGCCTAGCAAGTCGGTTTTGGAGGCGCGTGAAGAACGCAGTCGTGCTGAAAAAGCAGCAGCAGAACCGAAAAATCAACAATTGCCACTGGATGATTTGATTATCGTTGGTGTGATGGCGCGCGATCGCAACGGATTTAGCGGAACAGCACTGTTAGATCTTTTTTTAGAGCGCGGTTTGCGTTTTGGTCACCATGGATTGTTTCATTACTACACAGGTGAGCAGACAGAAAAAGAATCGTTGTTCAGTGTGGCAAATATTTTTAACCCAGGCTCGTTTGACTATAACCAGATGGATAATTTTCAAACGCCAGGCATCACGATGTTTCTCTCTATGACTTCTCTGCACGGCAACGCGATGGAAGTGTTTGATTTGATGTTGGACACTGCGCGCGCGATTGCCACGCGATTGAATGGTGAGTTGCGTGACGACCAGCGCAGCGTGTTGACCAATCAAACCATCGAACATAATCGCCAGCGAATTCGTCAATTCGAGATGCAAAGCCGTATGCGCGCGCGTTGA
- the rhlB gene encoding ATP-dependent RNA helicase RhlB, producing MALLSKILSKLPFRSPAPAHTTAASHNNAAHVGQDVEKSDVHRSSKKRRGRGGRGQNQEKQGNTKTTVPSWDIGQFVVEAVEGKTRFHDFDLPEQLMHAIADLGFSYCSPIQAQSLPYTLRGGDIVGKAQTGTGKTAAFLISVINDLLKNPPEHERYAGEARAIVLAPTRELAIQIGKDAEALCKYSDLSVQVLVGGMDYQKQKNHLHSKLVDILVVTPGRLIDFLESRDVHLDEVECLVIDEADRMLDMGFIPQVKRIVRSTPPKENRQTLLFSATFNQDVLNLAKQWTCNPIHIEIQPERAATDNVEQRVYMMSSDEKFTVLMNLLQGDDVQSLIVFANRRDICRDLFEKLRACNVSCGILSGEVDQDKRIRTLEKFRSGQTKVLVATDVAGRGIHVDGISHVINYTLPEVADDYVHRIGRTGRAGAKGVSISFASEDDSFLLPAIEQLLGQKLQCAMAPVELMKKLSEDMQFRAEKAERESRRERRAASANKGGGRSSSHRPRR from the coding sequence ATCGCATTGCTGTCTAAAATTCTCTCCAAGCTTCCTTTTCGCTCTCCAGCACCAGCGCATACAACGGCTGCATCGCATAACAACGCGGCGCATGTAGGGCAGGATGTTGAAAAGTCTGATGTACACAGATCATCTAAAAAACGCAGGGGGCGTGGTGGCCGAGGCCAAAATCAAGAGAAGCAGGGCAATACAAAAACCACAGTGCCGTCTTGGGATATTGGACAATTTGTAGTGGAAGCAGTTGAAGGGAAAACGCGCTTCCACGACTTTGATTTGCCTGAACAATTGATGCACGCCATTGCGGATCTCGGATTTAGTTATTGCTCGCCGATTCAGGCGCAATCCCTGCCTTACACTTTGCGCGGTGGCGATATTGTTGGTAAAGCACAAACCGGCACAGGAAAAACTGCGGCGTTTTTAATTTCGGTGATTAATGATTTGTTAAAAAATCCACCCGAGCATGAACGCTATGCTGGCGAGGCGAGAGCAATCGTATTAGCACCCACGCGTGAGCTGGCGATACAAATTGGCAAAGATGCGGAGGCTTTGTGTAAGTACAGCGATTTGTCTGTGCAGGTGTTAGTCGGCGGCATGGATTATCAAAAACAGAAAAATCATTTGCACAGCAAGTTGGTGGATATTCTGGTTGTCACGCCAGGGCGTTTGATCGACTTTCTGGAAAGTCGTGATGTGCATCTGGACGAAGTGGAATGCTTGGTTATAGACGAAGCGGATCGCATGTTAGATATGGGATTTATTCCGCAGGTTAAGCGCATTGTGCGCTCCACGCCGCCTAAAGAAAATCGTCAAACTTTATTGTTCAGCGCAACTTTTAATCAAGATGTACTCAACTTAGCGAAGCAGTGGACTTGCAACCCTATTCATATCGAAATACAGCCGGAACGCGCCGCTACGGATAATGTTGAGCAGCGCGTATATATGATGAGCAGCGATGAAAAGTTCACCGTGTTGATGAACTTGCTGCAGGGTGATGATGTTCAAAGTTTGATCGTATTTGCCAATCGCCGTGATATTTGCCGCGACCTGTTTGAAAAACTGCGTGCCTGCAATGTCTCTTGCGGTATTTTGAGTGGCGAAGTGGATCAAGATAAACGCATCCGCACGCTGGAAAAGTTCCGCAGCGGTCAAACCAAAGTGTTGGTGGCAACCGATGTGGCGGGTCGAGGTATCCATGTGGATGGCATTAGCCATGTCATTAACTACACGCTGCCGGAAGTGGCAGACGATTATGTGCATCGCATTGGGCGTACCGGTCGTGCGGGAGCAAAAGGCGTTTCTATTAGTTTTGCCAGCGAAGATGACAGCTTTTTGTTGCCGGCTATTGAGCAATTACTAGGGCAGAAATTGCAGTGTGCAATGGCCCCTGTCGAATTGATGAAAAAACTGTCGGAAGATATGCAGTTCCGAGCAGAAAAAGCAGAACGAGAAAGTCGCCGTGAGCGTCGTGCAGCTTCTGCCAATAAAGGTGGCGGGCGTTCCTCGTCACACAGACCGCGTCGTTAA
- a CDS encoding acyltransferase: protein MNPHFYNIQALRGIAVLLVIFYHLAGVQSKSSTAYALPDVLHFGAVGVDIFFLISGFLMMAITRGMQASFSTALQFMKRRLLRIYPIYWLVSIPITYLLFFSSRDLLNNLNLNPDAARYIPDLSIYLLKSALLFPQVNLPPLTISWTLIHEVYFYCVFGLLLLLPQRTHGWLLLAWSAVTLVFWWILKPTQYQPISYLLCNPLTLEFTVGCWLAMFLTKKKHITKPYIFLLLGCAAFAVSWLAWVANNGYEFPIADDRVLYLLLPCALILAAVASMEQQKQYLSQLLQKIGDASYSLYLTHIIFLSIGRKIWKLQGFEDSLFNNLWFWPSLFAVTLVAGTLCYQLLEKPLLRAGKKYLA, encoded by the coding sequence ATGAACCCCCACTTTTACAACATCCAAGCACTGCGTGGCATCGCGGTGTTATTGGTAATTTTCTATCATCTGGCTGGCGTGCAAAGCAAATCCAGCACGGCGTATGCACTGCCAGATGTCTTACATTTTGGCGCCGTCGGCGTAGATATTTTTTTCCTCATCAGCGGATTTCTGATGATGGCGATTACACGAGGCATGCAAGCTAGCTTTAGCACGGCATTGCAATTTATGAAACGCCGCCTGCTGCGCATCTATCCGATTTATTGGCTGGTGAGCATTCCAATCACTTATCTATTGTTTTTTAGCAGTCGCGATTTACTCAACAACCTCAATCTCAACCCAGATGCCGCTCGATACATCCCTGATCTATCAATTTATTTACTAAAATCTGCCCTGTTATTTCCGCAAGTAAACCTGCCGCCACTCACGATTAGCTGGACTTTAATCCATGAAGTGTATTTTTACTGCGTATTTGGCTTATTGCTGTTATTGCCACAACGCACACACGGCTGGCTGCTGCTGGCGTGGTCTGCTGTAACGCTGGTTTTCTGGTGGATACTCAAACCCACGCAATACCAACCTATCAGCTATTTATTGTGCAATCCATTAACACTGGAATTCACCGTTGGCTGCTGGTTAGCGATGTTTTTAACCAAGAAAAAACATATCACTAAACCATATATCTTTCTTTTGTTGGGTTGCGCTGCGTTTGCCGTTAGCTGGCTGGCATGGGTCGCAAATAACGGTTATGAATTTCCGATTGCTGATGATCGCGTGCTGTATTTACTACTGCCCTGCGCCTTAATCTTGGCAGCCGTAGCGTCCATGGAGCAGCAAAAACAATACTTGTCGCAACTACTCCAAAAAATTGGCGATGCTTCGTATTCTCTCTACCTTACGCATATTATTTTTCTTTCTATCGGCAGAAAAATATGGAAGCTACAAGGTTTTGAAGACTCGCTATTCAATAACCTGTGGTTTTGGCCGAGCTTGTTTGCTGTAACATTAGTTGCCGGCACGCTGTGTTATCAACTGCTGGAAAAACCTCTGCTGCGCGCCGGCAAGAAATATTTGGCGTAA